GGCAGTCCCGCCACGGGCAGCGGTCCGATGCGCGGTATATTGATTTTTCCGTCCCTGTCGATTTTGAGCCGGTATTCCTCATTGATCCTCCCCCATAGCAGGACAATGACCTCGTCTCCGGTGCCTACGATGTAATCTGCAGGCGTTGCGCCGTAATCTGCGGGAACAAACGTTGTGGGTTTTGTGCCGGTAAAAATATCGAGTCCGAAAATCGTAAGGGTTTTGAGCAGTGAATCAGGATCGACAATCTTGTTCCGCAACATGTTCTCGTATATGGAAAAAATACCGGTCGAATCGATTTTCTTTCGGGCAGCTGTTGTGTCAAGTGAAAGCGTGGTATCCCGTTTAAGGGTGTCCTTGGGCTGGGCCTGCGTCGCCGCGACCCTCTTTTCCATTGTCTGCCTCAGGTTTTTTATTTCAACATCAGACAATCCTTTTTGTTTGAGGTATTGCATCAGGGCCAGGCTGTCTTTAAAATCAGCTTGGTATTGGGCAAAACATACCCCAAAAAGAAAGACAAAGATTAAGGTTGTCATTCTTGTCGTTGTTTTCATTCTCTTAAACCCTTACTTGAAATGGATGATATATCGTACATCACTATCAAGTGATTAATTATACCACTTTATCATAATTTACAATAAGAGACAATAAAAAAATAATTTATTTTCTCAATTTAATTGCGTTTAAATGATTGTCGGACCGGAAACTACTATTAGTTGTGCTTTTACAAGGCAAGAAAAACAAGAGGATCACAAATAAAGATGATTTTTATGGTGCTTTATCCCTCAAATAAATCTGCCACTTATCAATTAATTTCCCCCTCATAATTATACTTTGTAATATTCCCTATACCACGCCACAAATTTCTTTATTCCCTCATCAATGTTTGTCTTAGGAGAATATCCGAGTTTTGACAATTTTTGGATATCCGCCACCGTTGCCGGCACATCGCCGGCCTGCATCGGCCTGTATTCCATTTTTGCTTTTTTCCCAAGGTTCTTTTCAATCTCACCGATGAAATCCATGAGATTTTCAGCTTTGCTGTTTCCTATGTTGTAAATTTCATGCCGTACCGGATGCGAAAGCGCGAGTAAAACGCCCTCGACAATATCATCGATGTACGTGAAATTCCTTTTCATGTTTCCCTGATTAAAAACTTCAATCGGCCTGTTTTCAAGAATCGCCTTGGTAAAAAGAAACAGGGCCATGTCCGGCCTTCCCCACGGACCGTACACGGTGAAAAACCGAAGGCCCGAACAGTTGAGACCGTACAGGTGGCTGTAACAGTGTGCGGTGAGCTCGTTGGAACGTTTGGTGGCCGCGTAGAGGGAAATGGGACTGTCCACCCTGTCGCCCTCGGAAAACGGCAGTTTCGTGTTTCCGCCGTACACCGAAGAGGAGGAGGCATAAACGAAATTCTCAACCTGGTGATGACGCGCGATTTCTATGAGATTAAGAAACCCTTCGTTGTTCGATTTCTGATATGCAAACGGGTTTTCGATGGAGTACCGGACGCCCGCCTGCGCGGCGAGATGGCAGATTTTAGAAAACCTATATCGTGACGCGATGGATTTCAGTTCGTTATAATCGCAGATGTCCATCCGGTAAAAATGGAAGCCCCTGCAAGACTCAAGCTTTTTAAGACGAGCTTCCTTGAGCGATGGATCGTAATAAGCGTTCACATTGTCGACACCTGCGACTTCCTCACCCTGTCCGCACAGCCGCTTTACAACGTGGAACCCGATGAACCCGGCAGCTCCAGTGACAAGGATCATGCGTACTGCCTCCCCGTTTTCGGCCGCACCGTGCTGTCGGCGCCGTGGATGAGGGCGCCCCTGTCGAGCACCAGTTCACGGTAATGGTACTGCTGCTTGAGGTACACGTCATGCGTGGCCATGATGACCGTGGTGCCCCAACTGTTGATCTTCTGGAACAGAAGCATGATCTCCTTTGAAACGCCCACATCGAGGTTGCCCGTGGGCTCGTCGGCAAGCATGATCCATGGGTCATTGACAATGGCCCGCGCAATGCACACGCGCTGCTGTTCGCCGCCCGAAAGCTGCAGCGGAAAATACGCGCATTTGTGGGAAAGGCCGGTAAGGGCGAGCACCTCGAACACCTTCCGCTTCACCTGGCGCTCCCCGAGGCCCGTGACGCGCAGCGCGAAGGCGACGTTCTCGAACACGTTGCGGTCGGTAAGCAGGCGGAAGTCCTGGAACACGATGCCCAGCTTGCGCCGCAGATAGGGGATGTCCCGGCCTTGCATGTATTTCGAATCGTACCCGCCCACGAACACCTGGCCCTTGGTGGGGAGCTCCTCCATGTAGATATGCTTGAGGAGCGTGGTCTTGCCCGCGCCGCTGGCGCCGGTGAGGAACACAAATTCGCCCTTGTCAATAAAGAAAGACACGTCGGTGAGCGCCTCGAAGGCGCCGCCGTACGATTTCGTCACATGAGAAAACTGGATCATGCGCCGTCCTTTTTCCGCAGCAGAAAATGCACCCGCTCGGAGCAGGCGGTGTGCTTTTTAAACGAGAAATCGTCCCACATGCCCAGGATATCGAATAGCCGCGGGGGGACAAAGCCCTTTATGACGTTCACGGGAAACACCTTTTGCTCGTGGTGTTCCATGCTCTTGGTATACAGGCAATCGTCGCTATTGTCAAGCGACAGCGCAAGCGCTCCGGCACCATCGTCCCGCGGCGCGGCGCCTGAACCGTTGTTGCGGCTGAAAATCGTGAAGTCGTTATACTGCATGTTCTTGAACGGCTGATAATAGCTGTGCCTGAAATAAAAATGCTCGCCGAAATCGTCGGCGTCAACGTATTCGTTGAAATTGGCGGTCGAATTATACACCGTGGTCACGTCGAACAGAAAAAGGCCGTCCCGGTAGAGGTGCGCATAAACCTCCGAAAACAGCCGCTCATATTCCGCTTTGTCCAGCAAATAATTGATGCCGTCGTACAGGAAGAGAACGAGGTCGAAGCCGGCCCGACCCCTGAGCGGGAGCAGCCGGCCGTCGGCGCAGACCACGTTTTTGAGGCGGCGCCGCGCCTGGACGCACATCGGATGCGAAAGGTCGGAGGCGATGTAGTGAAACCCCGCAGCGCAGAGCCGCTCCCCCAGCATGCCCGTTCCCGCCCCGATTTCAAAAATCGACGGCCGCGCCGCCGCGCAATATCGATGGATGATTTCTTCGATAAGGGAGTGCCACCGGTGGTATCCGACATGCGCCATGAGCCGGTCGTAGAGCGGGGCAAGTGCGCGATAGTTCACGGACATTATAACCTTATGTCAACGTATATCTCGCGGCGCCATTTGCTGACAAGGTCGATGAGCTTCTTCTGCGCCAAGATTTCCCGCGTCTTGTCGGCGAGCAGTTCGTAGTCGTCTTCCAGGGTAAGCTGCCTGGTTTTCTTCCGGTCGTCGAGGCGGTAGAGCGTGATCTCATTACCGTCGCGCAGCGGCTCGCTGATGCCGCCGACCGGAAGGCTGTCGATCACCGCACGCAGCGCCTCGGAGAGGCTGAACAACGGAATCCATCCCATGCGCCCCTTGTGCGCCCGGGACTCGGCGTCGGTGGAAAGGAGCTTCACCGCGGCGGCAAAATCGTCACCGGTTTTCGCCGCGGCCCTCACCGAGTCGAGCCGCGCCATGATTTTAACGACGGCCGCCTCGGGCGGCGTCACGCGCACGAAAATCTGGCGCACGTGCACCATCTGGTCCTTCTTGGCAACCACCTGCACGATGTGGAACCCCAGCCGCGATTCGAACACGTCGCTGATCTGGCCCACGCCGAGCGAGAAGGCGGCCTCCTCGAATTTGAGCTCGCTGAGGGTGCCCTTGGCCACAAACCCGAGGTCGCCGCTGTCGGCCGCGGACGCGTCCTCCGAATACTGCTTGGCCAGCGCGCCGAAATCTTCGCCCTTGTCAAGACGCCGCTTGATGCCGCCGATCCGGACATAGGCGGCCTGACGCAGGGAATCGGCCGTGGTGAGCGTCACGGTGATCTTCGACAGCAGCACGCTCTCGCCGATGGCGGGAAGGCTGTCCTTGTAGTCGCGGTAGAAAGTCTGTACGTCGTTCTTGCTCGCGTTCACCTGTCCCACGTAGAGCTGCTGCACCTTCTGCTTTATCAACTGCTCCTGCACCTGGCTTCGTAGCTGCGCCTTGAACTTGTTAACGCCCATGCCGTATTTGTCCCTGAGCTCGTGCTCAAGCGCGTCCATGGTCATGGAGTTCTGCTGGAGGATCTGCGCGATATGGCCGCTCACCGCCTGGTCGACCTCGGTCTCCTTCACCACGATGTTCGAGTCCTTGGCCGCATGCACGATGAGCACCTTGCCGTCGATCAGGTCTCCCAGGTATTGCTTCCGCAGGCCCTTGATGCCCGCGGTGTCGGGCTTCTCTCCCGCGGCGGTCTGGCGGGCGACGATATAGGCGTCGAGCTCCGAAAGGAGGACCACCGAATCGCCCACGACCGCGGCGATGCCGTCGAGCCGCTCGAGCGCAAGGGAAGCCGCCGCCAACACCAATAAAAAAGAAAATGCCGTTCTTAGGTTCACGGCGTCACTCCTTGATTTCCTGGGTTGCTGTGTCGGAAAGCGTGTCCGCCGTTTTCGGCGCGGCAGCCTCGGCAGGGGCGTTTTGGTGCTGGTCGGCGATCACCTCGAGGTGCGTCTCCACGATCATTTTGGTGCGCAACGACGCGATGAGCTGCTCCACCGCGGCGTTTTGCATTTTTGCGGCGAGGATGTTGGTGATGTCGTCCCGCACCTCGTCAAGCTTGCAGAGCGCGCCCTTGGGCTGCTTGTCGAGCACCCGCACGATGCAGTAGCCGACGGCGATCTTGATGACGCCGGTGGTCCCGTTCACCGGCGTGGCGGCCACCTCCTGGGCAAGCTCGGGCGGGATCTCGTCGAGCTTGACATACGGTATATTCCTGTCGTCGGGCGGCGGCACTTTGGAATACTTCGCGGCGAGGGACATGAAATTGTCGGCCGTCACGAGGCCGCGGACCTTGCGCGCGGTTGCGGCGTCGTCGCACACGATCTGCAGGTATTTCGCCACGTTCTTTTCGCGCACGAACCGCGCCTTGTTCTCGCCGTAGTATTTTTCAATGAGGCTGTCGGGCACGCGGATGTCCTGCAGGGGGACGGCATTGCGGCTCGTGAGCTCGGCGCACAGCAGGTCTTCCTTCATGCGCCGCAGCCGCTCGCGGATGGTTTCCTCTTTGTCTATTTTGAGCCTGAGCGCCTCGTGGTACAGGATCTTGTTGTCGACCCACTGCTTCACGTAGTTGACGATCTGCTCGCGGGTGATGAAATCGCTGTAATCGGGCGGGATGCTCTTGTACAGTTCGTCAAGTGTCAGCACCGACGATCCGACGCGCGCGATCACCGGGCTCGCGGGCCTGCTTTTGCAGCCGGCGCCGGCAAGCGTGATGCAAAAAACCGCGGCAACGGTGCGGAACATAAGGCTCAATGGTTTCATAGGCGTGAAAAAAAATACATGATGGGGCTGGGCAAATCCATGCGCTTTATGCGAGCGGCGCAAGCACGTCCCGCGCCTCGAGCGCCTGCTCGCGCACGGTCCTTGCCGAAAGAGCGGTGCGCAGCTGCACCGGCTCGCCGTTGACGATCTCGAAACGGCGTTTCGATTTTGAAAAAACGCGGCCGATGGCGTCGCGCACCGCCGCGGCCTCGCCCTCGAAGAACATGCCCAAGATGCCGTCCTGGGCAATGCTCACCTTCGAACAGCCGGCAACGCGGCCGAGCACCTTGATCTTCATGAGCAATAAAAGCGACAGCACGCTTTCGGGCATGGGGCCGAACCGGTCGGCGATTGCCCGTTCGACTTCGTCAACGTCTGCGGCCGATTTCGAGGCCGACAGCTCCTGGTACACCGCGATGCGCGCGCCGCCGTCCTCGATGTAATCGGTGGGAATGTACGCCTCGAGCGGGATGTCGAGAACAAGCTCCTTTTCCTTTTCGGCGGGTTTGGCCTCGCCGCGCAGTTCCTTGACCGTCTCCTCGAGCAGCCTGCAATAGAGCTCGAATCCCACGGCCGCGATGAACCCGTGCTGCCGCACGCCCAGGATGTTTCCCGCGCCGCGTATCTCCAGGTCGCGCATGGCGATCTGGAACCCGGAGCCCAGGTCGGTGTACTGCTCGAGCACCCGCAGGCGCCGCAGCGAAATCTCACGCGCCTCCTTGAACGACGGCGCGAGGAAATACGCGAACGCCTGTTCCGAGCTGCGCCCCACGCGTCCGCGCAGCTGGTACAGCTGCGACAGCCCCATGGTGTCGGCGCGGTTCACGATGATGGTGTTGACATTCGGGATATCGAGCCCGTTCTCGATGATGACCGTGGACACGAGAACGTCGTAGCGCCCGGCGATGAATTCCTTCATGATGCGCTCGAGCTCGCGCTCGTGCATCTGCCCGTGCGCGCACACCACCCGCGCACGGGGCACCAGCGCCTCGATCCGGTCGCACACCCCGCCGAGCGTCTGTATGCGGTTGTGTACCGCGTACACCTGGCCGCCGCGCTCGATTTCGTTTTCGATCGCGGTCTTCACGATCTCGTCGTGGTATTCCATGACGTGCGTCTCGATGGGCAGGCGGTTGCGCGGCGGCGTGTTGATGATGGAAAGGTCGCGCGCGCCGATAAGCGACATGTGGAGCGTGCGCGGGATGGGCGTGGCGGTCATGGAAAGCACGTCCACCTTGTACCGGTACTGCTTGAGCCGCTCCTTGTGCCGCACGCCGAACCGCTGCTCCTCGTCCACCACGAGCAGGCCGAGGTTCTTGAATAAGAGGTCCTTGGACAGCAGCCGGTGCGTGCCGATGAGGACGTCCACGACGCCGTCCTTGACTTTCGCGACCACCTCGCGCTGCTCCTTGGCCGACAGAAACCGCGACAGCATGGCGATGCGCACCGGAAAATCCGCCATGCGCTCCCTGAACGTGGCGAAGTGCTGCGCCGCGAGGATGGTGGTGGGCGCGAGCACCGCGACCTGGTACCCGTCCATCACGGCTTTGAAGGCCGCCCGCATGGCCACCTCGGTCTTGCCGAAGCCAACGTCGCCGCACACGAGCCGGTCCATGGGCTTCTTGGACTCCATGTCGGCCTTTACTTCCGCGATTGCGCGCGCCTGGTCGGGCGTCTCCTCGTACACGAAGGCGTCCTCGAACTCCTTCTGCCACATGGTGTCTTTTGAAAACTGGATGCCCTCGTAGTACTGGCGTTTGGCATACAGCTCGATGAGCTCCTGCGCCATCTCCCGCAGCGATTCCTTGGTGCGCGCCTTGAGCCGCTCCCACGCTGCCGTTCCGAGCTTCGACAGGGCCGGGACAACCGACTCCTTCCCGATATATTTCTGCACCTTGTGGAAATCCTCAACCGGAACGCTGAGCCGGGCGTTTTCGTGATAGGCGATCACCATGCAGTCGCGGCCCGCGCCGCCCGCTACGATGTGCTCGATGCCCACGAACTTGCCGATGCCGTGGTCGATGTGCACCACGTAATCGCCGGGCGACAAGGCGTCGTATGAGGGAAGGGCGGCGCCCTGCCGCTCCTTTTTGTGCACGATCTGGCGCGTGGGCTGCCGGTTGAAAATCTGCAGGTCGGTGTAGTACAGCCGCCGGTTTGTTTTGTCGACAAAGCCGCGCGAAAGAAACCCGGTACATACCTTTACAAAAGGGCATTGCTGGCCGATCAACTCAAGGAGCCGCTCCGCGTATCCCTGGTTGCCGCACACGATCACGGTTTCGTCGCCCGCCGCGTTATGGGCGTTCAAATCGGCGATCAACGGCTCCATGGCTTGCGGAAACGCGGGCTGCTCGGCCATGGCGCAGGCATGTGTCCATGCGGCATCGCTGCCCTCGGCCGTGCCTACGAACACCCGCGCAAAAAGCCCGATGGCGTCCGTGATTTCCTGTTTGGCAATGAGCAATTTTTCCGGCGGCGACACATACGGCCGGAACGCGGCCGGCACGCGCTCAAGGTGGCGGGAGTAATTCTGCACGCATTCGTCAAACCGTCGCCCCGGCGGCAGAAGGTCGTCCCATACGAAAACGGCATCGCCCGGCAGATAATCGAAGAGCGTTGCCTCGGGCAGCGAGAACCAGTGGAAAAACCATTCGATGCCGTCGTGGTCCAAAAGTGTTTTCCACTGGTGAGAAAGCTTTGAAAACCCGCCCTCGTCGCCGTGCTTGTCAGTCGCGAATTTCCCGAGTGCCGCAAGACCCGTTTCGATCTGGCCGCCGGTGATGCAGTATTCCTTCATGGGAAAAATTTCCACCGATTGCCGCACCTGCGTGGTTTTCTGGGAAAATACGTCGAACTCGCGGATCGACTCGATCACGTCGCCGAAAAATTCCAGCCGCACCGGGCCGTCACTGATGAACGGATAGATGTCCACGATGCCGCCGCGCACGCAAAAGGTGCCCAAGTCGCTCACCACGGTCTCGCGCCTGAACCCGTTGTCGGTGAGCCACGCCGACAGCGTTGCAATCGATATCTCCCGTCCCGTGTCGAGCCTGATGATCCTGTTGAAAATCTCCCTGGGCGGCGGCACCTTCTGAAACAGCGCCGCGTGCGGCGCCACGTACACCGCCTTTTTGCCGTTTAACAAATCGGAGAGCACCCGGATCCTGCTCTCCACCACGGGCCCGAACGGCGATTTCATATTGTACGGAACTGCATCGCGCGACGGAAAAAGAGCTACGGAATCCTCGCCGAGCAACGACGCGCATTCGGAAGCGAGCACCTCGGTCCGCTTGCTGTTCTCCACGCACACGAGAACGGACTTGCCCGACATGGCAAACATGCTGGAAACGAGAAACGCGTCGCTCGAGCCCGCGCAGCCGGTGAACAGGGCCGACTCGGGCCTGCGGCCGAGCCATTCGGCGATGCCGGGGAAGGTGCCGCGGGAGAGGAGTTTGGAAAGGGGGTCTATGGGCATGGGTGATTCCGATTTAGCAAATTATACCAGGAAAATACCTAAAGGGATAGATACCTGTGTGGGAAACCCGGTAGTCAATAAGCAAAAATAATTCTTGGAAGATTGATGACGCGGTTGATAGAAGCGTTGAAGAGTTGCCACAAGAAAAGTGGCTATTTTCAAGCACCCTTCTCCTGCTTAAGGTTATAAAATGGCTTGAACTCGGGTTGCCTTGTCGCCGTATGCAAGCGGCGTTCTGAAAATTTACGTTGACGGCATGCTTGATGATTCAACCGCTTCCCTCGCTCCTTTGGAAACACAATTCGGATCTTCAGCGTCTTTGCAAATAGGATATTGTCCCGCTGGCAGCAGATTCATCGGCAAACTGGATGACATTCGAATCTACAACAGGGTCCTGTCGGACGCCGAAATAGCGGGTGTCCATTCGTTATCAAATTGATTAGAGAAATTTCCTAACTCCTTCGCTCCGCGGCTTTGTTGGCATAATGAAGAAAAACGGCCCCCGGATAAAGCGCGCCGCATGTGGTCCGGCGCGCCGGCGCGTTCTAAAATCCCGTCTTTTTTTTACAGGGAATTTGAGACATCTGAACTGGCTGGCAGAAGCAACATCAATCCGGGCACGCTTAATCCTTGATTCCAGCCGGGCTTAATGTTTACAGGTTTCAAGCAGGAAACTATGAAGAAAGAAATTTGACCTGTCCACACTATTGGCACAGTCGGAACCATTTTCTTCCAGAAAACACTTGAGGATTCTCACGGCAGCCTGTGATATCACGGCGGCAGCGTTCAATGATGTTTTTGATGTTTTTAACTTCCATGCGGCGTTACCGCTTTCAATGAATTTCTACTGAACTTGTATTTTTTCCAACTATGATCCGTGAAACTTTAGAAATCGTGGAACCTCGTCCCAACAGATCAAAATGCGGTATGCATGGAGAGATTGGAACCGGAATAAAAAATTTAGAAGAACGCTGTATTATTTGCGTTGTTGGTTTTTTATTAATTGTAAAACTCCAAGTTGGAGACCAACCAGACGTCATAATCAAAGTAGGATCCATAATTATTACATCGCACACATGCCAATAATAGGTATTTGGCGGAAGAACAACCGTGTCTTGAGTTTTCACCGTTGTCATGACAAAAAGTGAATTCGTGCTATCTAGAAGACCGATACAATTCGGGATTGTATCATAAAAAGATTGTGTTTTACCGAAAGAAAAGTTTGTGTCTAAAGAGATTTCAACCTGGTACATAATGATACCTATACGCGGCACCCAGACAAAATTCCATACAGCAGAATCCATTGTTATGCCATTTGCGGGGCTTATCAAATATGGACTAGGTAAGACGTTTTGCCCCAGGATTCGCATAGTGAACATCAATAGGATTATTGCCATAATTCTGTAATTTAGCCGTGCTTTAAAGCCCACAGCAAGCTCCTTATTTTGAGGTACTGATGGATCTGTCTCCCAAATATATGGCAAAAAGCAGAGAGAAGCAATTTTTTTTCACTGCTCCAACAGTCAATTTTTCAACATGCTGTTGTGTATGCCGTAGTATCTGTAGTGCCCTTTTAACTCCGTTATCAAATACTTTAGTTGCTGTTTTTTTCCGTTTGGGACTTCTACGATTGAACAGGATGGATCGAGAACCGGTTCAGCCATGGAGAAATATAAAATGGCTGAGGTCGCTTAAACATATATCTCGAAATAAAATGTTTTCTGGCGGGAAACATTTTCTTAGAGAGGCACTCAAATAGTCTGGATGTTGGCCTTTTGCAAGGGTATATATCGAGTGAAGGTGAGATCTATTGGGATAGCGCCAATATCACCACTCTTGGAAGGGATGCTCCTATGCGAACTTTTTTAGGTATTACCTTAGTATCTGGAAATAGCCTGATTGAGAATGATGTTTCCCATTTGTCTTAGAGAAAAAAATGTGTCATGCCCATTAGTTATGGTATTTAAAGTGTCCGGTTTCGAGTCCGGTATTAAAGCGTGTTTAAGTGTACTAAAGTGCGATTGATAAAAATTCTGAAAGTGAATTACCCCGCCCATAGGGCGGGGCTTCTG
This genomic interval from Chitinivibrionales bacterium contains the following:
- a CDS encoding NAD-dependent epimerase/dehydratase family protein, whose protein sequence is MILVTGAAGFIGFHVVKRLCGQGEEVAGVDNVNAYYDPSLKEARLKKLESCRGFHFYRMDICDYNELKSIASRYRFSKICHLAAQAGVRYSIENPFAYQKSNNEGFLNLIEIARHHQVENFVYASSSSVYGGNTKLPFSEGDRVDSPISLYAATKRSNELTAHCYSHLYGLNCSGLRFFTVYGPWGRPDMALFLFTKAILENRPIEVFNQGNMKRNFTYIDDIVEGVLLALSHPVRHEIYNIGNSKAENLMDFIGEIEKNLGKKAKMEYRPMQAGDVPATVADIQKLSKLGYSPKTNIDEGIKKFVAWYREYYKV
- the ftsE gene encoding cell division ATP-binding protein FtsE; its protein translation is MIQFSHVTKSYGGAFEALTDVSFFIDKGEFVFLTGASGAGKTTLLKHIYMEELPTKGQVFVGGYDSKYMQGRDIPYLRRKLGIVFQDFRLLTDRNVFENVAFALRVTGLGERQVKRKVFEVLALTGLSHKCAYFPLQLSGGEQQRVCIARAIVNDPWIMLADEPTGNLDVGVSKEIMLLFQKINSWGTTVIMATHDVYLKQQYHYRELVLDRGALIHGADSTVRPKTGRQYA
- a CDS encoding class I SAM-dependent methyltransferase, which codes for MNYRALAPLYDRLMAHVGYHRWHSLIEEIIHRYCAAARPSIFEIGAGTGMLGERLCAAGFHYIASDLSHPMCVQARRRLKNVVCADGRLLPLRGRAGFDLVLFLYDGINYLLDKAEYERLFSEVYAHLYRDGLFLFDVTTVYNSTANFNEYVDADDFGEHFYFRHSYYQPFKNMQYNDFTIFSRNNGSGAAPRDDGAGALALSLDNSDDCLYTKSMEHHEQKVFPVNVIKGFVPPRLFDILGMWDDFSFKKHTACSERVHFLLRKKDGA
- a CDS encoding peptidylprolyl isomerase produces the protein MNLRTAFSFLLVLAAASLALERLDGIAAVVGDSVVLLSELDAYIVARQTAAGEKPDTAGIKGLRKQYLGDLIDGKVLIVHAAKDSNIVVKETEVDQAVSGHIAQILQQNSMTMDALEHELRDKYGMGVNKFKAQLRSQVQEQLIKQKVQQLYVGQVNASKNDVQTFYRDYKDSLPAIGESVLLSKITVTLTTADSLRQAAYVRIGGIKRRLDKGEDFGALAKQYSEDASAADSGDLGFVAKGTLSELKFEEAAFSLGVGQISDVFESRLGFHIVQVVAKKDQMVHVRQIFVRVTPPEAAVVKIMARLDSVRAAAKTGDDFAAAVKLLSTDAESRAHKGRMGWIPLFSLSEALRAVIDSLPVGGISEPLRDGNEITLYRLDDRKKTRQLTLEDDYELLADKTREILAQKKLIDLVSKWRREIYVDIRL
- a CDS encoding peptidylprolyl isomerase, translated to MKPLSLMFRTVAAVFCITLAGAGCKSRPASPVIARVGSSVLTLDELYKSIPPDYSDFITREQIVNYVKQWVDNKILYHEALRLKIDKEETIRERLRRMKEDLLCAELTSRNAVPLQDIRVPDSLIEKYYGENKARFVREKNVAKYLQIVCDDAATARKVRGLVTADNFMSLAAKYSKVPPPDDRNIPYVKLDEIPPELAQEVAATPVNGTTGVIKIAVGYCIVRVLDKQPKGALCKLDEVRDDITNILAAKMQNAAVEQLIASLRTKMIVETHLEVIADQHQNAPAEAAAPKTADTLSDTATQEIKE
- the mfd gene encoding transcription-repair coupling factor, which codes for MPIDPLSKLLSRGTFPGIAEWLGRRPESALFTGCAGSSDAFLVSSMFAMSGKSVLVCVENSKRTEVLASECASLLGEDSVALFPSRDAVPYNMKSPFGPVVESRIRVLSDLLNGKKAVYVAPHAALFQKVPPPREIFNRIIRLDTGREISIATLSAWLTDNGFRRETVVSDLGTFCVRGGIVDIYPFISDGPVRLEFFGDVIESIREFDVFSQKTTQVRQSVEIFPMKEYCITGGQIETGLAALGKFATDKHGDEGGFSKLSHQWKTLLDHDGIEWFFHWFSLPEATLFDYLPGDAVFVWDDLLPPGRRFDECVQNYSRHLERVPAAFRPYVSPPEKLLIAKQEITDAIGLFARVFVGTAEGSDAAWTHACAMAEQPAFPQAMEPLIADLNAHNAAGDETVIVCGNQGYAERLLELIGQQCPFVKVCTGFLSRGFVDKTNRRLYYTDLQIFNRQPTRQIVHKKERQGAALPSYDALSPGDYVVHIDHGIGKFVGIEHIVAGGAGRDCMVIAYHENARLSVPVEDFHKVQKYIGKESVVPALSKLGTAAWERLKARTKESLREMAQELIELYAKRQYYEGIQFSKDTMWQKEFEDAFVYEETPDQARAIAEVKADMESKKPMDRLVCGDVGFGKTEVAMRAAFKAVMDGYQVAVLAPTTILAAQHFATFRERMADFPVRIAMLSRFLSAKEQREVVAKVKDGVVDVLIGTHRLLSKDLLFKNLGLLVVDEEQRFGVRHKERLKQYRYKVDVLSMTATPIPRTLHMSLIGARDLSIINTPPRNRLPIETHVMEYHDEIVKTAIENEIERGGQVYAVHNRIQTLGGVCDRIEALVPRARVVCAHGQMHERELERIMKEFIAGRYDVLVSTVIIENGLDIPNVNTIIVNRADTMGLSQLYQLRGRVGRSSEQAFAYFLAPSFKEAREISLRRLRVLEQYTDLGSGFQIAMRDLEIRGAGNILGVRQHGFIAAVGFELYCRLLEETVKELRGEAKPAEKEKELVLDIPLEAYIPTDYIEDGGARIAVYQELSASKSAADVDEVERAIADRFGPMPESVLSLLLLMKIKVLGRVAGCSKVSIAQDGILGMFFEGEAAAVRDAIGRVFSKSKRRFEIVNGEPVQLRTALSARTVREQALEARDVLAPLA